In Pseudomonas fluorescens, one genomic interval encodes:
- the emhA gene encoding efflux RND transporter periplasmic adaptor subunit EmhA, translated as MQFKPAVTALVTAVALASLLSGCKKEEAAPAAPPPQVGVVTLQPQAFTLTSELPGRTSAYRIAEVRPQVNGIILKRLFKEGGDVKAGQQLYQIDPAVYEATLKSAEASLRSTKSISDRYKQLVDEQAVSRQEYDTAVANRMESEASLQSAQINVKYTKVYAPISGRIGRSSVTEGALVSNGQADAMATIQQLDPIYVDVTQSSVELLELRRELESGRLQKAGDNSAAVKLTLEDGSQYKLDGKLEFSEVSVDPTTGSVTLRAVFPNPDHTLLPGMFVRAQLQAGVNAAAILAPQQGVTRDLKGTPTALVVGPDNKVELRQLKASRTVGSQWLIEDGLKAGDRLITEGLQYVRPGAQVNPTEATNVAKNPAPAQAADKAAGGKGE; from the coding sequence ATGCAATTCAAGCCAGCTGTTACCGCTCTGGTCACTGCCGTCGCCCTGGCATCGCTGCTCAGCGGATGTAAAAAGGAAGAAGCGGCCCCAGCCGCTCCGCCTCCTCAGGTCGGCGTCGTCACCCTGCAACCACAAGCGTTCACCCTCACGTCGGAACTGCCGGGGCGCACCAGTGCGTACCGCATCGCTGAAGTTCGACCACAGGTCAACGGCATCATTCTCAAACGTCTGTTCAAGGAAGGCGGCGACGTCAAAGCCGGCCAGCAGCTATATCAGATCGATCCGGCAGTCTATGAAGCGACCCTGAAAAGCGCCGAAGCCAGCCTGCGCTCGACCAAGTCGATCTCCGACCGCTACAAGCAACTGGTCGACGAGCAGGCCGTGAGCCGCCAGGAATACGACACCGCCGTGGCCAATCGCATGGAATCGGAAGCGTCGTTGCAGAGTGCGCAGATCAACGTGAAATACACCAAGGTCTACGCGCCGATCTCCGGCCGTATCGGCCGTTCTTCGGTGACCGAAGGCGCGCTGGTCAGCAATGGTCAGGCCGACGCGATGGCGACGATCCAGCAACTGGACCCGATCTACGTCGACGTTACCCAGTCCTCGGTTGAGCTGCTGGAACTGCGTCGCGAGCTGGAAAGCGGTCGTCTGCAGAAGGCCGGCGACAACTCGGCAGCGGTCAAGCTGACCCTTGAGGACGGCAGCCAGTACAAGCTCGACGGTAAGCTGGAATTCTCCGAAGTATCGGTTGATCCGACTACCGGTTCCGTGACCCTGCGCGCCGTGTTCCCGAACCCGGATCACACCCTGTTGCCAGGCATGTTCGTCCGCGCCCAGTTGCAGGCCGGGGTCAACGCCGCGGCCATTCTGGCGCCGCAACAAGGCGTGACCCGTGACCTCAAGGGCACTCCGACCGCACTGGTCGTCGGCCCGGACAACAAGGTTGAACTGCGTCAGCTCAAGGCCAGCCGTACCGTTGGCAGCCAGTGGCTGATCGAAGATGGCCTGAAAGCCGGCGATCGTCTGATCACCGAAGGCCTGCAATATGTTCGCCCAGGTGCTCAGGTCAACCCGACCGAAGCGACCAACGTAGCCAAGAACCCGGCCCCCGCTCAAGCAGCTGACAAAGCCGCTGGCGGCAAAGGGGAGTAA
- the emhR gene encoding efflux system transcriptional repressor EmhR, with product MVRRTKEEAQETRSQILEAAEKAFYERGVARTTLADIATMAGVTRGAIYWHFSNKADLVQAMLDSLHEPLDELAKASESEDELDPLGCMRKLLIHLFHQVALDPKTRRINEILFHKCEFTDEMCDLRQQRRTASLDCNLRIGLTLRNAVNRGQLPEDLDTARAAISIHAYIDGLLYGWLLAPDSFQLHAEAERWVDTGLDMLRLSPSLRK from the coding sequence ATGGTCCGTCGTACCAAAGAGGAAGCTCAGGAAACGCGCAGCCAGATTCTCGAAGCGGCCGAGAAAGCGTTTTATGAAAGGGGTGTGGCCCGCACGACCCTGGCGGATATCGCGACGATGGCCGGCGTGACGCGCGGTGCCATCTATTGGCATTTCAGCAACAAGGCCGATCTGGTGCAGGCGATGCTCGACAGCCTGCATGAACCGCTGGATGAATTGGCCAAGGCCAGCGAGAGCGAGGACGAACTCGACCCGTTGGGGTGCATGCGCAAGCTGTTGATCCATCTGTTTCATCAGGTAGCCCTGGATCCGAAGACCCGTCGCATCAACGAGATTCTGTTTCATAAGTGCGAATTCACCGATGAAATGTGCGATCTGCGCCAGCAGCGCCGCACGGCCAGTCTCGATTGCAACCTGCGCATCGGTCTGACCCTGCGTAATGCGGTCAATCGCGGCCAGTTGCCGGAAGATCTCGACACTGCCCGGGCGGCCATCAGCATTCATGCGTATATCGATGGCCTCCTGTATGGATGGCTGTTGGCGCCGGACAGCTTTCAATTGCATGCCGAAGCCGAGCGCTGGGTCGATACAGGGCTTGATATGCTGCGCCTGAGCCCTAGCCTGCGCAAATGA